The genomic window GCCAATGAGCATATAACCGAGAGGGACTCTATAAATGGCAATGAATATGTTTACTATTTTAAAAAAGAAAAAAATAATTCTTCTAAGGTTGAATATAAAAGATTAGATTCTTTAATAATTTTAAATAGAGGTGAAAAATATGTATTAAACCTTATTGATAAAAATATTTCTACTGGTGTTATAGAAGGTGGAGTTTATTCTAATCTTGATTATAATTTTGATGGTGTAAATGATATCATGCTTTATCCTCATATAACAAACCCTTCGGTATATAATAAGAATTATGTTGCTGATTTTTTTATTTTTAATAAAGAAACTCAAAAGTATGAAAATAAAGCTGAGTTAGATACCATCCCCAATTTGGATGTCTGTAAAAAAAACAAATACTTAATTTCAAATGATGGAGTTTTTTTAAGAAAATATATTTGGAAAGAAAACTCTCTCAAATTAATAGAAACAATTAAGCAAACAGAATTGGAAACTGGAAATCATAAATTTCATTGTGAGTAACATTTTCATAATCTTTTAAGTGAAAAATTTACATTAATTGGAACCAACCGCAACCTTAAAAGTTGCGGTTTTTTCAAGGGGGTGGGCGTTTTATAGAGGGTTATTATAATCATTAATAGCAGATATAATCTTCCCGAAAAACTGGAGCATTTAAAAATATAGTTTTTAAATTTGGGAGACAATAAAAAAACAGTAAATTTTCAGAAGTTCAGATCATCAAGATTTTATCTGAGCAAAATCAAGGAAAGACGGTAAATGAGATTTGCCGGGAACACGGCATCAGCCAGCCGACCTTTTATAAATGGAAGAGTAAATATGGCGGTTTGGATGTTCATCAACTTACTAAAATGAAGGAACTTTCGCAGTACAAAAAAATCGTGGCTGAACTTACGTTGGAAAATGTGGTGATGAAAGATGTGATCGCAAAAAAGCTTTAACACCTTCCGAGAAGCGGGAACTGGTTGTTTATTGCGGATCACAGCACGGAATAAGCATACGGAATGCGTGTAAACTTTTTATCATAAACAGTTCGTTATTTTACTACAAAAAGAAGAAAAACAATGAAGATGACAAGATCCGGGAGGAGCTGGTTTTGCTTGCAGAACAGCATCAGACCTGGGGATTCTGGACGATGCACCACCGTTTGAAAACCTGGGTTTCAGGTGGAACCACAAGCGGGTTTACAGGATTTATAAATCAATGAAGCTGAATCTGAGAAGTAAACGAAAGAAACGCCTTCCGGCAAGAGCGAAAGAGCCTTTGTTTCGTCCTGTTTATCCCAATGTAATATGGAGTATGGATTTTATGCACGATACTCTGGAGAATGGCAAAAGCGTGAGAAGCCTTAATATCATTGCTGATTTTAATAGAGAGATTTTGAATATTACCATCGACACCAGTTTACCATCGGCAAGAGTGGTTTGCGAACTGGAACAACTGATCGACTGGCGTGGAAAACCGGAAAAGATAAGAGTGGACAACGGTCCTGAGTTTATTGGTGAAAAACTAAAAGGCTGGTGCGACAAAAATGATATTGCGCTTCATTATATCCAACCTGGAAAACCAACGCAAAACTCTCTGGTAGAAAGATTCAACAGGACTTTTCGGACAGAATTTTTAGATGTTTATTTATTTGAGAACATCAGGCAGATGAGAAATTATTCAGAAATCTGGATGTGGATGTATAACAATGAGCGCCCGCACAGTGCGCTGCAATACCTACACCTCGGGACTTTTTGTTGAAATATGGAAAAATCAAAATACGAAGCGCAGAAGATTTTCCCACATTCCAACAAAGTTTTAACAGCAATAACAAGAAATTATTAACCAAAACTCTACTTTTGAGTGTGCCTAAAGCTGGGAAGATTACAAAATCACATCTATTAGTTTTTCAGGAGTAAGTGGAAATCATGAATATGAAATAAAAAAAATTTGCAGATAAACATAAAAATGAATTTGATGAAATAATTTTTGCAGATGCAACAAATATTAGGATTTTTAAGTAAGAAGAAACTCTAAAAAGATAATAAGTAGAGGCTGCCTAAAGGGCAGTCTTTTCAGTTTATTATAGTAGATCTTAAGAATTATCTTTATATAAAAATGGATGGGCAAAAGGGAAAGGATTTGATAAAGTAAAGTTAGTAACTCCTTTACAAGAAATTAGAAATTACAACAATATCCGAGACTTGCAAAATTTAGTAGTACTATATCATAAATAAAAAATATGGCACAAGAAGAAATGGATTATCTGGTGGTCTCAAGATTAGATTATAGAAAAATGGTTTTAGTGAATCTACTTATAATCCTGTAGGCAGTACGATACGTATTCACGATTATAAGGAAAATCCTGGTGGAATGATTACGGATTTGATAAAGAAGTTTTTGAAAATTTATTAGGCCAGATTTTGGCAAAAAAGATTTTTATTATGAATCTAAAGCATGGGGATTTATACTAGAAACTTTGGAAAACAAGATCAGAGAGGTATTGAAAACTATGAAAAAAGTACCACAGGTATATATTGAAAATCTGACAGAATACCTTAAGAATTATAAACTTGAAAATGATGATTTCTATTCTGGAAATATGGTTTTTCATGAGGAGATAGAAGCGTTTTTAGGAGAGCTTTATCATTACAACAATTTTAGGCATAACGAGAAAGGATTATATAATTTTAATCTGTTTTATAGCATTTTAAAAAACAATTATGAAGGTGGGTATCCTTTATATATCTCAGTAGCCACTGTAGCAGACCAGAAAAATTATCCTTAAATCAACCGCTTTCAAGGCGGTTTTTTTATAAATGTGATGATAAATTAGGTGGATCTATAGGCTTGAAAAATAAAAATGATAGTTAATATTATTACAAAATAAAAAGCTAGGAATTATAAATTTAAATCCCGTTTTAGTCCATTTGCTTATAAGTGCGGCTAAAAGCAAGGGGTATGGAAAACCGAAATTATACGATCCAACTAACCAATCGCAAAAAATACAAAATTTAGGAGATATAGAATTAATAACAGATATTAGATTCATTTTTAAAAAATAGAAATATGAGTGATTTAGAAAAATTGTTTGGTATTATAGTTTCACCGATTAACTATAAAGTAAGTGGCATGGAAAGCACTAGAAGTAATCGTAAAATTCTTGCTTTAAATAGTTCAGTAAAAGAAGCTGCATATCTCGAAACTGAAATCTTCAAGTCGTATTTTAAAGATTTAGGTAAAGAGGAGTATTTCTTAGAAGTAGGATCTTATAGTAATCTTATGGAGGAGTATGAAAAAACATTAAAAGAACTTTTGAAAAAAGAACATAAAGTACCTAACGAATATCACAATAATCTTGATGAGTATAGAA from Chryseobacterium sp. SORGH_AS_0447 includes these protein-coding regions:
- a CDS encoding IS3 family transposase, coding for MGFRWNHKRVYRIYKSMKLNLRSKRKKRLPARAKEPLFRPVYPNVIWSMDFMHDTLENGKSVRSLNIIADFNREILNITIDTSLPSARVVCELEQLIDWRGKPEKIRVDNGPEFIGEKLKGWCDKNDIALHYIQPGKPTQNSLVERFNRTFRTEFLDVYLFENIRQMRNYSEIWMWMYNNERPHSALQYLHLGTFC